A portion of the Chitinophagales bacterium genome contains these proteins:
- a CDS encoding OsmC family protein — translation MTCEVTYKGELRCEMTHLQSGDKIITDAPTDNHGRGKAFSPTDLTSSSTAVCALTTIGIAAEMHGFNIEGSKAEVTKVMSNNPRRISEVHITFYFPFFNYSQKEKKLIEHAARTCPVMLSLHPDIKKEMTFIF, via the coding sequence ATGACTTGTGAAGTAACTTATAAGGGTGAATTGAGATGCGAAATGACGCATCTTCAATCAGGCGATAAAATAATTACCGATGCGCCGACGGATAATCATGGAAGAGGAAAGGCATTTTCACCAACCGATTTAACTTCATCGTCAACTGCTGTTTGTGCACTTACTACCATCGGAATTGCAGCAGAGATGCATGGATTTAATATTGAAGGGAGCAAAGCTGAAGTTACTAAAGTAATGAGCAATAATCCCAGAAGAATTTCTGAAGTACACATTACTTTCTATTTTCCATTCTTCAATTATTCTCAGAAAGAAAAAAAGTTAATTGAACATGCAGCAAGAACCTGTCCTGTAATGCTCAGCTTACATCCTGATATTAAAAAAGAAATGACATTCATATTTTAA
- a CDS encoding bifunctional 3,4-dihydroxy-2-butanone-4-phosphate synthase/GTP cyclohydrolase II: MSGRQHNGINNFQFHTIEEAIDDIRNGKLVIVVDDEDRENEGDFITAAQNATPEIINFMSKEGRGLVCAPLTEQRCDELNLNLMVGKNTALHQTPFTVSVDLLGNGVTTGISAFDRSKTIQALINPETKPDDLGRPGHIFPLKAITGGVLRRAGHTEATVDLARLAGFDPAGVLVEIIHDDGSMARLPELVNVAQKFNLKLITIKDLIEYRLKNESLIRKEVVVNMPTDWGVFKLHAYSQINTGDVHLALVKGNFEKNDSVLVRVHSCCLTGDVFGSQRCDCGGQLHDAMYMVEQEGRGVVLYMNQEGRGIGLLNKLKAYALQEQGFDTVDANIQLGFGMDERDYGVGAQILRDLGIQKIRLMTNNPKKRAGLKGYGLEIVENVPIEQYPNPHNESYLKTKRDKMGHEILK; the protein is encoded by the coding sequence ATGTCTGGACGCCAACACAACGGAATCAATAATTTTCAATTCCATACTATTGAAGAGGCCATTGATGATATTCGTAATGGAAAGCTCGTGATTGTGGTTGATGATGAAGACCGTGAAAATGAGGGAGATTTTATTACTGCTGCGCAGAATGCAACTCCTGAGATCATCAATTTTATGTCTAAGGAGGGCCGTGGTCTTGTTTGTGCTCCTTTAACAGAACAGCGTTGCGATGAATTGAATCTGAACCTAATGGTGGGTAAGAATACCGCATTACATCAAACTCCTTTTACAGTTTCTGTGGATCTGCTTGGAAACGGAGTAACCACCGGTATTTCAGCATTCGACCGCTCCAAAACCATACAAGCTCTTATTAATCCTGAAACAAAGCCGGATGATTTAGGAAGGCCGGGTCACATTTTCCCGTTAAAAGCCATCACAGGCGGCGTACTGCGAAGAGCCGGTCACACAGAGGCAACTGTTGATCTTGCTCGTCTCGCCGGATTTGATCCGGCTGGAGTGCTCGTAGAAATTATCCATGATGATGGCAGCATGGCCCGCTTACCGGAATTAGTGAATGTGGCACAGAAATTTAATCTTAAGCTGATAACTATAAAAGATTTAATTGAATACAGGCTTAAAAACGAATCTCTTATCAGGAAAGAAGTGGTTGTGAATATGCCTACCGATTGGGGTGTCTTTAAGTTACATGCTTACTCCCAAATCAATACCGGCGATGTGCATCTTGCACTGGTAAAAGGAAACTTTGAAAAGAATGATTCCGTTCTTGTACGGGTGCATTCCTGTTGTCTTACAGGAGACGTATTTGGATCGCAAAGGTGTGATTGCGGAGGTCAGCTGCATGATGCCATGTACATGGTAGAACAGGAAGGAAGGGGAGTAGTATTATATATGAATCAGGAAGGAAGGGGTATTGGCTTGCTTAATAAGTTAAAGGCTTATGCTTTACAGGAACAGGGCTTCGATACTGTGGATGCTAATATACAATTGGGATTTGGAATGGATGAAAGAGATTATGGCGTAGGCGCTCAGATTTTGCGCGATCTGGGAATTCAAAAAATCCGGCTTATGACTAATAATCCAAAAAAAAGGGCAGGATTAAAGGGATATGGTTTGGAAATAGTTGAAAACGTTCCCATTGAGCAATATCCGAATCCACATAATGAAAGCTATTTAAAAACAAAGCGTGATAAAATGGGGCATGAAATATTAAAATGA
- a CDS encoding glycosyltransferase, with the protein MIAIELIFWCSVILLFHSYIFYPLLLQLFSRNRSQNKVTYDLNEELPDVSILLAVYNEEEVIEKKIISTFNTSYPIDKIEFLIGSDQSTDRSEEIILKYSERFPKLKLIRFYQRSGKVNIMNRLAELSRGQILLLTDANVFFSETVIYELVKHFKQQPVALVGANILNPNLKTDGISFQESSYLFMENHIKYLEGILWGGMMGAFGGCYAIRKDYFIPVPDKFIVDDFYITMSVLEQRGKALAELNAVCYEDVSNRIAEEFRRKSRIATGNFQIIGRFNKLLSPSKGGIAFAFWSHKVLRWMGPFFIIGAYLSNFALSFSNTFYNLCFWIQCILLLIPILDSVLRKLKVHFFGLRYITHFYVMNLALLNGFFKFIGGVKNNVWTPTQRNQ; encoded by the coding sequence GTGATAGCAATAGAATTAATTTTCTGGTGCTCCGTAATCCTATTGTTTCACAGTTATATTTTTTATCCGCTTCTCCTTCAACTATTTTCAAGAAATAGATCTCAGAATAAAGTTACATATGATCTTAATGAAGAATTGCCCGATGTTTCCATTTTACTGGCAGTCTATAATGAAGAAGAGGTAATTGAGAAGAAAATAATAAGCACCTTCAACACATCCTACCCTATTGACAAAATTGAATTTTTAATTGGCTCAGATCAATCTACAGATCGTTCAGAGGAGATCATTCTAAAGTACTCAGAACGCTTTCCTAAGCTGAAATTGATACGTTTTTATCAGCGTAGCGGTAAGGTAAATATTATGAACCGGCTGGCTGAACTATCGCGGGGGCAAATTTTGTTACTTACTGATGCAAATGTTTTTTTTTCTGAAACCGTTATCTATGAGCTGGTAAAACACTTTAAACAACAGCCGGTTGCTCTTGTTGGAGCCAACATCTTAAATCCGAATCTGAAGACGGATGGCATTTCATTTCAGGAGAGCTCCTACTTATTCATGGAAAACCATATTAAATATCTGGAAGGTATTTTATGGGGTGGAATGATGGGAGCCTTCGGAGGTTGTTATGCTATAAGGAAGGATTACTTTATACCAGTTCCTGATAAGTTTATAGTGGATGATTTTTATATTACCATGTCCGTTCTGGAACAGCGTGGAAAAGCGCTTGCAGAACTGAATGCTGTCTGTTATGAGGATGTAAGTAACAGGATTGCAGAAGAATTTCGCCGTAAAAGCAGGATAGCTACCGGAAATTTTCAGATTATTGGACGGTTTAATAAACTATTGTCGCCATCCAAAGGCGGAATTGCCTTTGCCTTTTGGTCGCATAAAGTGTTGCGCTGGATGGGTCCTTTTTTTATCATTGGGGCATATTTGAGCAACTTTGCCTTATCCTTCAGCAATACATTCTATAACCTTTGCTTCTGGATTCAATGCATTCTGCTTCTCATCCCGATTTTGGATTCAGTGCTGCGAAAACTAAAAGTGCATTTTTTTGGTTTACGATATATCACGCATTTCTATGTAATGAATCTTGCATTACTAAATGGTTTTTTTAAATTTATAGGAGGAGTTAAAAACAATGTCTGGACGCCAACACAACGGAATCAATAA
- a CDS encoding glycosyltransferase family 4 protein, translating into MRILQVCKKFPYPLRDGEVIAIHQLTRGFHDAGHKVTVAAINTRKHFFPPAELPVENQELADFHSVLLDTDVNWWDALRSMFRGDSYNIQRFVSPDFEKLLSGILLKNEFDIVQLEGLYLLPYLLTVRKYSKAKVVLRAHNIEHLIWERNSKLVKTGAKKWYLQTLAARMKEFEIYNINSCDALIPISDVDAAKFIELGCKLPIHSCPIGMNINGSLTVSDKISFKFPEREIAEEKDSLAYIGSMDWLPNREGIEWFLEKVWPKVHGQYPKAKLFLAGRNFPEDFPDTKQPNLELVGEVENARAFIRSKAIIIVPLFSGSGIRVKIIEAMAEGKPVIATTVAAEGIDITNGENILIADDADGFARHIKKCLNDAEFAHQLGENSRTFVKQHYDIRKHIEHLLQFYQSLLK; encoded by the coding sequence GTGAGGATTCTGCAAGTCTGTAAAAAATTTCCATATCCCCTCCGTGATGGTGAGGTAATTGCCATTCATCAGCTAACCCGTGGATTTCATGATGCAGGACATAAGGTTACGGTGGCAGCCATCAATACTAGGAAGCATTTTTTTCCTCCTGCAGAATTGCCTGTCGAAAATCAGGAGCTTGCCGATTTTCATTCTGTATTGCTCGATACGGATGTGAATTGGTGGGATGCATTGCGCAGCATGTTTCGCGGTGACTCATACAACATTCAAAGATTTGTATCCCCAGATTTTGAAAAATTATTGTCAGGAATTTTACTGAAGAATGAATTTGATATTGTTCAGCTGGAAGGGTTATACTTGTTACCATATTTACTTACTGTCCGTAAATATTCAAAAGCTAAGGTGGTGCTTAGGGCGCACAATATCGAGCACTTAATCTGGGAGCGTAATTCAAAGCTGGTGAAAACAGGTGCAAAGAAGTGGTACTTGCAAACACTGGCGGCGCGCATGAAAGAATTTGAAATATATAACATCAATTCATGCGATGCCTTAATACCGATCTCTGATGTAGATGCTGCCAAATTTATAGAGCTTGGATGCAAGCTGCCAATTCATTCCTGCCCTATTGGAATGAATATTAACGGATCGCTGACTGTAAGCGACAAGATCTCATTCAAATTTCCGGAACGTGAAATTGCTGAAGAAAAAGATTCTCTTGCATATATAGGGTCCATGGACTGGCTGCCCAACCGCGAAGGCATAGAATGGTTTCTGGAGAAGGTTTGGCCAAAAGTGCATGGTCAGTACCCGAAAGCAAAACTATTCTTAGCCGGCAGAAATTTTCCTGAAGATTTTCCTGACACTAAGCAGCCTAATCTGGAGCTGGTAGGTGAAGTGGAAAATGCGAGGGCATTCATTCGTTCTAAAGCCATCATAATCGTCCCCCTGTTTTCCGGAAGCGGCATTCGTGTTAAAATTATTGAGGCCATGGCAGAAGGTAAACCAGTAATAGCTACCACAGTGGCAGCCGAAGGGATTGATATAACAAATGGTGAAAACATTTTAATTGCAGATGATGCGGATGGGTTTGCAAGACATATTAAAAAATGTCTGAATGATGCTGAGTTTGCCCATCAGCTGGGCGAGAACAGTCGTACTTTTGTGAAACAACATTATGATATCCGCAAACACATAGAACACTTGCTACAGTTTTATCAATCTCTTTTGAAGTGA
- a CDS encoding glycosyltransferase family 2 protein, protein MLHGKKVIVVLPAYNAARTLQQTYLEIPFDIVDDIVLVDDASRDDTVQVAHDLGIQHIIVHEKNKGYGGNQKSCYDHALQLGADIVIMLHPDYQYTPKLIPAMASIIAENLFPVVLGSRILGRGARKGGMPMYKYYFNRLLTLIENILIGQKLSEYHTGYRAFSRNVLTSICYRNNSDDFVFDNQMLSQIFMAGFEIGEVTCPTKYFEEASSINFSRSVKYGLGVLSTSVKHFLHKHHMAKFRIYNKQ, encoded by the coding sequence ATGCTCCATGGAAAAAAAGTAATTGTGGTTTTACCTGCATATAATGCTGCGCGAACTCTGCAGCAAACCTATCTCGAAATTCCATTTGATATAGTGGATGATATTGTTTTAGTCGACGATGCCAGCCGTGATGATACGGTGCAGGTTGCACATGACCTCGGTATTCAGCATATTATTGTGCACGAAAAAAATAAAGGCTATGGCGGAAATCAGAAATCCTGCTACGATCATGCACTGCAACTCGGTGCAGATATTGTGATTATGCTTCACCCCGATTACCAGTATACACCTAAGCTTATTCCTGCCATGGCTTCTATTATTGCTGAAAATTTATTTCCTGTGGTCCTTGGCTCCAGGATACTCGGGCGTGGGGCAAGAAAAGGTGGCATGCCTATGTATAAATATTATTTCAACCGCTTGCTTACTCTTATTGAAAATATTTTAATTGGTCAGAAGCTTTCAGAATATCACACAGGTTACAGGGCATTCAGCAGAAACGTATTAACAAGCATCTGCTATAGAAATAATTCTGATGATTTCGTATTTGATAATCAAATGCTTTCCCAGATTTTTATGGCGGGGTTTGAAATAGGAGAGGTTACCTGCCCTACAAAATATTTTGAAGAGGCATCCTCTATTAATTTCAGCAGAAGCGTAAAATATGGATTAGGAGTATTGTCTACCAGTGTGAAGCACTTTCTGCATAAGCATCACATGGCAAAATTCCGCATTTACAATAAGCAATAA
- a CDS encoding LptF/LptG family permease, with product MKKTDKLLLNTFLGPFIAVFFITLFVLVMQFLWKYVDDMVGKGLPSYIIAQLLFYASASMVPLAMPLAVLLSSIMTLGTLGEHYELTSMKSAGMSLMRIIAPLIGVSIFLSAAALAFANYALPVANLKFGSLLYDIRQQRPALNIREGVFYNEIDGYSIRVGKKEGDNRTIHDILIYDHTSGRGNDNVITADKGAMYLTSDKRYMVLELYDGHQFEEMSPTIHKGKNYEQVRVAFKEWKKVFDLSEFNLTRTDENLFKDNYQMQNLKQLTSSMDTIRMQLNKRFGQFQEYTRPYLSFSRNNLDSLASASATDTFKSLTDSSVIYSRALSNARSIKGYATISEKESEAQQELLIKYKVEWQRKFTLSVACFVLFLIGAPLGAIIRKGGLGLPFVVSVFFFVIFYVLSIMGEKFAKQKVMTPFEGMWFSTFILLPLSVFLVYKATNDSMLFNAESYIAFFKKIFQKLQKAKK from the coding sequence GTGAAAAAAACAGACAAGCTTTTACTGAATACTTTCCTGGGGCCTTTTATCGCGGTATTTTTTATTACCCTTTTTGTGCTGGTGATGCAGTTCCTCTGGAAATATGTGGACGATATGGTAGGTAAAGGCTTGCCAAGTTATATTATTGCTCAGCTGCTTTTTTATGCTTCTGCAAGTATGGTTCCTTTAGCGATGCCACTTGCCGTTCTACTCTCTTCTATTATGACCCTTGGAACACTCGGAGAGCACTATGAGCTGACTTCCATGAAATCTGCAGGTATGTCGCTTATGCGCATTATTGCTCCGTTAATAGGTGTATCAATCTTCTTAAGCGCTGCAGCACTTGCTTTTGCTAATTATGCCTTGCCGGTGGCAAATTTGAAGTTTGGTTCATTGCTTTATGATATCCGTCAGCAACGCCCTGCTTTAAATATAAGAGAAGGTGTTTTTTATAATGAGATTGATGGCTACAGTATAAGAGTAGGAAAAAAGGAGGGAGACAACCGCACCATACATGATATTTTGATCTATGATCATACCAGTGGCAGGGGAAATGATAATGTAATAACTGCTGATAAAGGAGCCATGTATTTGACCTCCGACAAACGGTACATGGTTTTAGAGCTTTATGATGGTCATCAATTCGAGGAAATGAGTCCAACTATCCACAAAGGAAAAAATTATGAGCAGGTTCGTGTAGCGTTTAAAGAATGGAAAAAAGTATTTGATCTGTCTGAATTCAACCTTACCAGAACCGATGAAAATCTATTTAAGGATAATTATCAGATGCAAAACCTGAAACAGCTTACCAGTTCTATGGATACCATACGGATGCAGCTAAACAAGCGGTTTGGACAGTTTCAGGAATACACCCGACCCTATCTTTCCTTCAGCCGGAATAATCTGGACAGCCTTGCATCTGCCTCTGCTACCGATACATTTAAATCATTAACGGATAGTTCGGTAATTTATTCCCGAGCCCTTTCAAATGCAAGAAGTATAAAGGGTTATGCTACTATTTCTGAAAAAGAATCAGAAGCACAGCAGGAATTGCTGATAAAATACAAGGTGGAATGGCAACGGAAATTTACATTATCTGTGGCCTGCTTCGTATTATTTTTAATAGGTGCACCGTTAGGTGCCATTATCCGTAAGGGTGGCCTTGGATTACCATTTGTGGTATCCGTTTTCTTCTTTGTTATCTTCTATGTGCTTTCGATTATGGGAGAAAAGTTTGCTAAACAAAAAGTAATGACCCCCTTTGAAGGTATGTGGTTTTCTACTTTTATTTTGTTACCACTATCCGTTTTTCTTGTTTACAAAGCAACTAATGATTCTATGCTTTTTAATGCTGAATCCTATATTGCTTTTTTTAAAAAAATATTTCAGAAATTGCAGAAAGCAAAAAAATAG
- a CDS encoding RNA polymerase sigma factor RpoD/SigA, which translates to MRQLKITKSITNRESQSLEKYLQEIGKVDLLTPEEEVDLAKKIKQGDQNALEKLTKANLRFVVSVAKQYQNQGLSLSDLINEGNLGLIKAAQRFDETRGFKFISYAVWWIRQSILQALAEQSRIVRLPLNKVGSLNKINKAFSALEQEFEREPSSDELATVLEINAEEVETTLGIASRHISVDAPFVEGEDNSLLDVLENPNSSQTDEALNYRESLGREIDRSLSTLTERQKDVIKLYFGIGVEHPMSLEDIGEKFALTRERVRQIKDKAINKLRSASRSKLLKSYLGQ; encoded by the coding sequence ATGCGTCAGCTAAAAATTACAAAATCAATTACCAATCGTGAAAGCCAATCCCTGGAAAAATACCTTCAGGAGATTGGCAAAGTTGATCTGCTAACACCGGAAGAAGAAGTCGATTTAGCAAAAAAAATTAAGCAAGGCGATCAGAATGCCTTAGAAAAATTAACCAAAGCTAATCTCCGATTCGTGGTGTCAGTAGCAAAGCAGTATCAGAATCAGGGTTTATCACTCAGCGATCTGATAAATGAAGGTAACCTTGGCCTCATCAAAGCAGCTCAGCGGTTTGATGAAACAAGGGGATTTAAATTTATTTCGTATGCAGTATGGTGGATTCGTCAATCTATTTTACAGGCCCTTGCAGAACAGAGCCGTATTGTTCGCCTTCCACTCAATAAGGTGGGTTCACTCAACAAAATTAACAAAGCTTTCTCTGCCCTTGAGCAGGAATTTGAAAGAGAGCCATCGTCTGATGAGTTAGCAACAGTATTGGAAATAAATGCTGAAGAAGTGGAAACAACATTAGGTATTGCATCCCGGCACATTTCGGTGGACGCTCCTTTCGTAGAAGGTGAAGATAACTCACTGCTTGATGTGCTCGAAAATCCTAATTCTTCCCAAACGGACGAGGCCCTTAATTACCGGGAATCCCTGGGAAGAGAAATTGATAGATCACTTTCCACTTTAACCGAAAGACAAAAAGATGTAATTAAACTTTACTTTGGAATAGGTGTTGAACATCCTATGTCACTTGAAGATATAGGCGAAAAATTTGCTCTTACCCGTGAGCGCGTACGGCAAATAAAGGACAAGGCAATAAACAAGCTTAGGAGTGCTTCCCGTAGTAAGCTTCTTAAAAGTTACTTAGGGCAGTAA
- the ffh gene encoding signal recognition particle protein, whose amino-acid sequence MFESLSDRLDSAFKTLKGQGRISELNIAATVKEIRRALVDADVNYKIAKEFTDKVKDKALGEKVLTAVSPGQLIVKIVQDELVELMGGGKEDINLKGKPVVILMAGLQGSGKTTFSAKLANYLKTKRNRLPFLVACDVYRPAAIEQLKVLGSQIGVEVYSEEGNNNPVQIAENAVKQAKLKEFDTVIVDTAGRLAIDEQMMDEIARLKKVLQPQEVLFVVDSMTGQDAVNTSKAFNERLNFDGVVLTKLDGDTRGGAALSIKYEVHKPIKFVSTGEKLEQLDIFYPERMAQRILGMGDIVSLVEKAQEQFDEKEAERLQKKIRKNQFDFNDFLQQLSQIKKMGNVKDLMAMIPGMGKAIKDIDISNDSFKKIEAIILSMTPQEREDPELLNGARRKRIAIGSGNSIQELNQFVKQFDEMRKMMKHFNKMSSMKRPIMPERH is encoded by the coding sequence ATGTTTGAAAGTTTATCAGATCGCTTAGACAGTGCTTTTAAAACTCTGAAAGGGCAAGGCAGAATTTCAGAATTAAATATTGCAGCAACCGTAAAAGAAATACGCCGTGCTCTGGTAGATGCTGATGTAAACTATAAGATAGCAAAAGAATTCACGGATAAAGTAAAGGATAAGGCACTTGGTGAAAAAGTATTAACGGCTGTATCACCCGGCCAGCTCATTGTAAAAATTGTGCAGGATGAATTGGTTGAGTTAATGGGTGGTGGAAAAGAAGATATCAATCTTAAAGGGAAGCCGGTCGTGATCCTGATGGCCGGACTGCAGGGTTCTGGTAAAACAACATTTTCAGCCAAGCTTGCAAATTATCTGAAAACAAAACGAAACAGGTTACCCTTTTTGGTGGCTTGCGATGTTTACCGGCCGGCTGCTATAGAACAATTAAAAGTTCTGGGGAGTCAAATTGGGGTTGAAGTATATTCCGAAGAGGGAAATAACAATCCGGTGCAAATTGCAGAGAATGCCGTTAAACAGGCGAAGCTAAAAGAGTTTGATACCGTAATTGTTGACACCGCCGGGCGCCTCGCAATTGATGAACAGATGATGGATGAGATAGCGCGTTTGAAAAAAGTATTGCAGCCTCAGGAAGTCCTGTTTGTAGTAGATTCTATGACCGGCCAGGATGCAGTAAATACTTCCAAAGCGTTCAATGAACGGCTGAATTTTGACGGTGTGGTGCTTACCAAGCTGGATGGTGACACACGCGGGGGTGCTGCGCTTTCAATAAAATACGAGGTACACAAGCCCATAAAATTTGTTTCCACAGGAGAAAAGCTGGAACAGCTGGATATTTTTTATCCTGAAAGAATGGCACAGCGCATTCTTGGAATGGGTGATATTGTTAGTCTGGTTGAAAAAGCCCAGGAACAATTTGATGAAAAGGAGGCAGAACGGCTGCAGAAAAAAATCCGGAAAAATCAATTCGACTTCAACGATTTTTTACAACAGCTTTCACAGATAAAAAAGATGGGAAACGTTAAAGACCTGATGGCTATGATTCCCGGAATGGGTAAGGCGATAAAGGATATTGATATCAGCAATGATTCATTTAAAAAGATTGAAGCAATCATTTTGTCCATGACGCCTCAGGAACGTGAAGATCCTGAATTATTGAATGGTGCAAGAAGAAAGCGAATAGCCATAGGCAGCGGCAATTCCATCCAGGAATTAAATCAATTTGTAAAACAATTTGATGAGATGAGAAAGATGATGAAGCACTTCAATAAAATGAGCTCCATGAAACGACCTATTATGCCGGAGCGCCATTAA
- the rpsP gene encoding 30S ribosomal protein S16 translates to MAVKIRLQRMGRKKRPFYHIIIADSRSPRDGRFIESIGTYDPTTVPATIDINKDKALEWLQKGAQPTDTLHKILSFKGVLYHKHLLRGIKKGVLTQETADQKWIEWEESHRNAIMDAKEKGIKGVKKKKGKKSETAATPAS, encoded by the coding sequence ATGGCTGTAAAAATCAGATTACAAAGAATGGGTAGGAAAAAAAGACCTTTCTACCACATCATCATTGCAGATTCACGCTCACCCCGTGATGGTCGCTTTATAGAGTCCATTGGCACCTACGACCCTACTACTGTTCCTGCAACCATCGATATCAATAAAGATAAGGCGCTGGAATGGCTTCAAAAGGGAGCACAACCTACAGATACACTGCATAAAATTCTTTCTTTTAAAGGAGTTTTATACCATAAACATCTGCTTCGTGGAATTAAAAAGGGTGTTCTTACACAAGAAACTGCGGACCAAAAATGGATTGAATGGGAAGAATCTCATCGCAATGCCATTATGGATGCAAAAGAAAAAGGGATTAAGGGTGTGAAGAAAAAGAAAGGCAAGAAAAGCGAAACCGCTGCTACACCGGCATCCTGA
- the rimM gene encoding 16S rRNA processing protein RimM, whose product MEQDSLIKIGHLNKTFGLKGHIRAFIEPGILSRLKKLEVIFLNKQNNLLPFFTDEADLDPSGHCMLHFEEVKDKTTADGLVRKEIFIDEKYLKKLKPYQRLADFIGFKLSDEKYGELGILENIIELPQHELGQFIYNKKEILFPWIKEIVLRIDKRKKEIRVLLPEGLMDVYL is encoded by the coding sequence ATGGAACAGGATTCATTAATTAAGATTGGGCATCTGAATAAAACGTTTGGCCTTAAGGGTCATATTCGTGCTTTTATTGAACCAGGAATTTTATCACGGCTAAAAAAACTTGAAGTAATTTTTCTTAATAAACAAAACAACCTGCTGCCCTTTTTTACCGATGAAGCAGATCTTGATCCATCAGGACATTGTATGCTTCACTTTGAGGAAGTAAAAGATAAAACAACAGCAGATGGGTTGGTTCGAAAAGAAATTTTTATTGATGAAAAATATCTTAAGAAATTAAAACCCTATCAGCGCCTTGCAGATTTTATAGGCTTTAAATTATCTGATGAAAAATATGGCGAACTGGGGATTTTAGAGAATATTATCGAGCTGCCTCAGCATGAATTAGGACAATTTATTTACAATAAAAAGGAAATTTTGTTTCCGTGGATCAAGGAAATTGTATTAAGAATTGATAAGCGGAAAAAAGAAATAAGAGTTCTTTTGCCTGAAGGGTTAATGGATGTTTACCTTTAA
- a CDS encoding DUF721 domain-containing protein, with translation MKHGNVQSLREAIDEVLNTYQLKERINAVSLEQNWELLFGKTIARYTRKIFISDHKLFLTIESAPLREELMYSKTKMIAIINERIAENFITEIIIR, from the coding sequence ATGAAACACGGTAATGTGCAAAGTTTAAGAGAGGCAATAGACGAAGTACTTAATACGTACCAGCTTAAAGAAAGAATAAATGCAGTATCACTGGAGCAGAACTGGGAACTACTGTTCGGAAAAACCATTGCCCGATACACAAGGAAAATATTCATTTCTGATCATAAGCTTTTTCTTACCATTGAATCCGCTCCGCTTCGTGAAGAGCTCATGTATTCCAAAACAAAAATGATCGCCATAATCAATGAAAGAATTGCAGAAAATTTTATTACAGAAATTATTATCCGGTAA
- the msrA gene encoding peptide-methionine (S)-S-oxide reductase MsrA, with protein MENNDVNNGQVSSKIEAATFGMGCFWCTEAIFQNLKGVDNVTSGYAGGTIKNPAYREVCTGRTGHAEVSQIIYYPDEISYEDLLEVFWQSHDPTTLNRQGGDKGTQYRSVIFYHNEEQKKLAEEFRQRLDAAQAFDRPIVTEISPLPEFYKAEDYHQQYFDQNTKAPYCQFVIAPKINKLKKVFKEKLKA; from the coding sequence ATGGAAAATAACGATGTAAATAATGGACAGGTTTCGTCAAAAATTGAAGCTGCCACTTTCGGCATGGGCTGCTTCTGGTGTACGGAAGCTATCTTTCAAAATCTGAAAGGTGTTGATAATGTAACTTCCGGGTATGCAGGAGGAACGATTAAAAATCCTGCCTACCGGGAAGTATGTACCGGCAGGACAGGGCATGCAGAAGTCTCACAAATAATTTATTATCCTGATGAAATCAGTTATGAAGACTTGCTGGAAGTATTCTGGCAGTCACACGACCCTACTACACTTAACCGGCAAGGCGGTGACAAGGGTACTCAATATCGCTCCGTGATTTTTTATCACAATGAAGAACAAAAAAAATTGGCAGAAGAGTTTAGACAAAGACTGGATGCCGCACAAGCTTTTGATAGGCCCATTGTAACAGAAATTTCGCCGCTTCCGGAATTTTATAAGGCTGAAGATTATCATCAGCAATACTTCGATCAAAACACGAAAGCACCTTATTGCCAGTTCGTAATTGCTCCAAAAATAAATAAGCTGAAAAAAGTATTTAAAGAAAAACTGAAAGCGTAA